In Leptospira bourretii, the genomic window AAGCCTATAAAGAAGAGCAAAAAAACCAATTTTTTATTCAAAGTAACAATATTGATTTCAAACCATATCAAAAAACCACTATTTATTCCGATAGATATTCTGCTTCTTTAGGAATTGGATACAGAAAAGAAATTTTTGAATTTTTAATTATTGGTTCCGAATTTGAATATGGACACTTATCAACGAGAAGGATAAATGAGCATTACTCTTTCAATCCGCAATATTTCAATGGACTACCAGATAATTATGTTACAGAACAAGTTTTTCTAAGAGAAAAAAATCAAAACTCTCGAGATTACTTAAGTGTTTCTGTATACGCGGGAATTGCTTTATAACATTAAATTACTTCGCATAACAGCGTCTACTCACTGCGCTTCGGCACTTACGGCCTCGCTTGGCCTGCGGCACATTTCCCTTCTGGCATTCGCTCGCATACGCAAGCTACATGCCAGTCCCTAACGTCCCGTCGGGACTCAGGGTCGGGGAACTTCGGTAACACTAGTTCGTTATGCGTAATTTTTGAAAAATAATTATGAATAAAATCAAAAAAGAAAACAATGAAAATTCTAAAGCAAAGCAATTAAACCAAATAAAAGCAACTTTGCTTAAAAATGGAAACCCTCGATTCCAAATGTTTGTAATTTTAAGTGCTAGTTTTATCTGTGCTACGATTACTTCTATTGTACTTCTTAACTTGGGCCTTTCATTAATGTATATTAGATATCCACTTGCCATATTCACTGGATATCTTTCATTTTTTCTTTTTCTTCGTATTTGGGTAATTTTTGCATTCAAAGGAATGAATCTACATCCGGATGAATCTTATAATCTTCTTAGAATTGATTCTAATAGAAATCTTAGTAGTAGCAATATTAATAGCACTTCGAAAATTTATGATTTTCTCTTTGATTATGAACAAATATTTTTGGTTATATTTATCCTAATCATAACTTTCTCAATCTTCATTATATTCGCTTATGTTATATTTATCTCCCCAATTTTTCTATCTGAAATTATATTTGAATCGTTTGCTTTGACTTTTATTTACAAAAAAATAAAGAATTATCAAAGTATCGGATGGTATGGTGTCGTTATAAAAAATACAATTATACCTTTTTTATTTTTACTCGCTATAATCACTTTCATAGTTTTTGCAATCCAATCAGCTTTTCCAGAAATTAAAAGTATGGGTCATTTAATTGATTCAATTATTGAAAATAATTAGCAAAAATCAAAAACTACGCATAACAGCGACTTACCGCTTCGCTTCGGCACTTACGGCCTCGCTTGGGCTGCGCCACATTTCCCTTCTGGCATTCGCCTTGCTTACGCAAGTGTCGTTCCAGTCCCTAACATCCCGTTCCGGGACTCAGGGTCAGGGAACGTCGTCTCCCCTAATTCGTTATACGCAAGCCAGAAAAATTAGCTCTTAGAATAGAAAATTCGAAATACCGTTCAAAAATACAGTCAAATATATGTATTGACATACATACGATTAATGTGTAGAATTTAAATGTGGAGTTTGAATGGGATTCTAAGAAAAATCTAGAAAATTTAGAAAAACACGGGGTTGACTTTTATACCGCACAACTTGCTTTTCTGGATAAAAATAGAATCATTTCAAAAGACATTTTGCATTCTACTGAATCTGAAGAACGTTTCTTTTGTTTCGGTTTAATTCCAGATGGAATTATTACTGTACGATTTACATTAAGAGGAAAAAATATCAGGATCTTTGGTGCTGGCTTCTGGAGAGAGGGAAAAAAACTTTATGAAAAAGAAAACAATTTACACTAATACCCCAAATAACATCTCAAAAGCTATCAATTCTTCTCTGGTTATTGATGATTTTTTACCTCCTCCGGATAAGTTGATTATTAAAGAAGATAACTCAAAAGTTACAATATTACTAAGCAAGAAAAGCATTAGTTTTTTCAAAGATCAATCTAAGAAATCAGGTGTTCCGTATCAATCTATGATTAAAAAGGTTTTAGATTTATACGCGGATAAATTTGCTCACAAGTAAGATTGAATATAGATTAAGAACAACTAAATTCTTAATTATAAAAATACAAGAATTTGCATTTTAAAAAACAGGCCATCTGACCTTTCTGGCCAGCGCATAACAGCGACTTACCGCTTCACTTCGGGACTGGCGCCCTCGTTTGGGCTACGCCACATTCCTCTCCGTCACGCTTCTTGCTCCGCAAGAAGTCGCGCCGACGCCAACGCCTCCTTCAGAGGCTCGGCTACAGGGAACTTCGGGAAGACTAGTTCGTTATACGAAATTTTGAAAAAAATTACATTATAAGATAATACCGGTTGACAATATTATCGGAAGACAGTAATATCTTTTATGATTGTTTCTTTCCGCGATAAAGAGACTGAAAAAATCTGGAAAAGAGAATTTTCCAAAAAAATTCCGACTCAAATTCAGTCTGTTGCATACAGAAAATTGGTTATGATCGCTAAATCTACTGCTTTGGACGATTTAAAAATACCTCCAGCAAATAAACTTGAAAAACTTTCAGGTGATAGAGCTGGCCAACATTCCATTCGAATCAATGACCAGTGGAGAGTTTGTTTCAATTGGAAATCAGAAAATGCTTTCAATGTTGAAATCGTAGACTATCATTAGGAGATTTATTTATGAAAAAAATTCCAAATGTTCATCCTGGTGAAATTTTAAGTGAAGAATTTCTAATTCCTATGAATATTACTGCATATAGATTAGCAAAAGAAACAAAACTTAATCCGACACGAATTAGCGAAATCATTCACGGTAAAAGGGGAATTTCAGCAG contains:
- a CDS encoding BrnT family toxin, coding for MEFEWDSKKNLENLEKHGVDFYTAQLAFLDKNRIISKDILHSTESEERFFCFGLIPDGIITVRFTLRGKNIRIFGAGFWREGKKLYEKENNLH
- a CDS encoding CopG family transcriptional regulator, whose translation is MKKKTIYTNTPNNISKAINSSLVIDDFLPPPDKLIIKEDNSKVTILLSKKSISFFKDQSKKSGVPYQSMIKKVLDLYADKFAHK
- a CDS encoding type II toxin-antitoxin system RelE/ParE family toxin produces the protein MIVSFRDKETEKIWKREFSKKIPTQIQSVAYRKLVMIAKSTALDDLKIPPANKLEKLSGDRAGQHSIRINDQWRVCFNWKSENAFNVEIVDYH
- a CDS encoding HigA family addiction module antitoxin, with product MKKIPNVHPGEILSEEFLIPMNITAYRLAKETKLNPTRISEIIHGKRGISADTALRFSKFFGNSVQFWMGIQDEFEVREEEDKIEKELRLIRNYKELLSA